From Rhinoraja longicauda isolate Sanriku21f chromosome 24, sRhiLon1.1, whole genome shotgun sequence, one genomic window encodes:
- the dcaf8 gene encoding DDB1- and CUL4-associated factor 8 isoform X1: MAGRSSGSTWQPFLLFVVSASCSQRSNPTTGPDLHAAISKHIDNMADKNEELDVKSDLNSGSLCSSPGDTEETRENSSGIEVEASDLSLSLTGEEQMMEAEEEDRASRVGAGDGGRRQAERDSSDEHDTESLGDTGTYSIEEEEEDEEEDDEEEERKMQEGRVEIPGHLRRRGPKRGASNEAEREQDSSEEEAALERWVNSEVEALPLPTWCPAPALGGRAIGRDPRAFMYRACGARAFVERFRLQHGLERHTGCVNTLHFNRRGTWLASGSDDLKVVIWDWARRKPVLEFDSGHKSNVFQAKFLPNSGDSTLAMCARDGQIRVAELSATECCKSTKRVAQHKGSAHKLALEPDSPCTFLSAGEDAVVFTIDLRQERPASKLVVTKEKDKKVGLYTIYVNPSNTHQFAVGGRDQFLRIYDQRKINQNENNGVLKKFCPHHLVNSDSKANITCLVYSHDGSDLLASYNDEDIYLFNSFHSDGADYVKRYKGHRNNATVKGVNFYGPKSEFVVSGSDCGHIFLWEKLSCRIVQFMEGDKGGVVNCLEPHPHLPVLATSGLDHDVKIWAPTSEAGNGLSGLTEVIKRNKRERDEDCLRHTELFDSHMLWFLMHHLRQRRHRQRRREPISAPEDESDDTSSSSETSDEEEDGPDRVQCMPS, encoded by the exons GCAGCTTGTGCAGCAGCCCAGGAGACACGGAGGAGACCCGGGAAAACTCGTCTGGTATTGAGGTGGAAGCATCTGACCTGAGCCTCAGCCTAACCGGGGAGGAGCAGATGATGGAGGCGGAGGAGGAGGATCGAGCCAGCCGGGTGGGAGCTGGGGACGGGGGCCGGCGGCAGGCCGAGCGAGACAGCTCTGACGAGCATGACACAGAGTCCCTGGGAGATACGGGCACATACTCCatcgaggaagaggaggaggatgaagaggaggatgatgaggaggaggagaggaagatgCAGGAGGGCCGGGTGGAAATCCCCGGCCACTTGCGCCGGCGCGGTCCCAAACGTGGAGCAAGCAACGAGGCGGAGCGGGAGCAGGACTCCTCAGAGGAAGAGGCAGCCCTGGAGCGCTGGGTAAACTCCGAGGTGGAggccctgcccctccccacctgGTGCCCAGCCCCCGCTCTGGGGGGGCGAGCCATCGGCCGGGACCCCCGGGCTTTCATGTACAGGGCCTGCGGGGCACGGGCCTTCGTCGAGCGCTTCCGCCTGCAGCATGGCCTGGAGCGTCACACCGGCTGTGTCAACACCCTGCACTTCAACCGTCGCGGCACCTGGTTGGCCAGCGGCAGTGATGACCTGAAGGTAGTCATCTGGGACTGGGCCCGACGGAAGCCTGTCCTGGAGTTCGACAGCGGCCACAAGAGCAATGTCTTTCAG GCCAAGTTCCTGCCGAACAGTGGGGACTCCACGTTGGCCATGTGTGCCCGTGATGGTCAGATCCGTGTCGCTGAGCTATCTGCCACTGAGTGCTGCAAGTCCACGAAGCGAGTGGCGCAGCACAAGGGCTCCGCGCACAAG TTAGCGCTGGAGCCGGACTCTCCTTGCACCTTCCTATCGGCAGGGGAAGATGCCGTGGTGTTTACCATCGACCTGCGCCAGGAGAGGCCGGCATC GAAACTGGttgtcaccaaggagaaggacaagaAGGTGGGCCTCTACACCATCTATGTCAACCCTTCTAACACGCACCAGTTCGCTGTGGGAGGCCGGGACCAGTTCCTTAG GATCTACGATCAACGTAAGATAAACCAGAATGAAAACAATGGTGTCCTGAAAAAGTTCTGCCCCCATCACTTG GTTAACAGCGACTCAAAGGCCAACATCACCTGTCTGGTCTACAGCCACGATGGCTCAG ACTTGTTGGCGAGTTACAATGATGAGGACATCTACCTCTTCAATTCATTTCACAGTGACGGAGCTGACTATGTCAAGCGCTACAAAGGTCACCGGAATAACGCCACAG TGAAAGGTGTGAACTTCTACGGGCCGAAGAGCGAGTTTGTGGTGAGTGGCAGTGACTGCGGCCACATCTTTCTGTGGGAAAAGCTGTCGTGCCGGATTGTGCAGTTCATGGAGGGCGACAAGGGGGGAGTG GTGAACTGTTTGGAGCCGCACCCACATCTGCCCGTCCTGGCCACCAGCGGCCTCGACCACGATGTCAAGATCTGGGCTCCCACCTCTGAGGCGGGCAACGGGTTATCGGGTCTGACGGAG GTGATCAAGAGGAACAAGCGGGAACGGGATGAAGACTGCCTGCGGCACACTGAACTCTTTGACAGCCACATGCTGTGGTTCCTCATGCACCACCTGCGCCAGCGGAGACATCGGCAG CGGCGACGGGAGCCCATCTCTGCGCCGGAGGATGAATCTGATGATACATCAAGTTCCTCGGAAACATCGGATGAGGAGGAGGACGGACCCGACCGGGTCCAATGTATGCCCTCCTGA
- the dcaf8 gene encoding DDB1- and CUL4-associated factor 8 isoform X2: MADKNEELDVKSDLNSGSLCSSPGDTEETRENSSGIEVEASDLSLSLTGEEQMMEAEEEDRASRVGAGDGGRRQAERDSSDEHDTESLGDTGTYSIEEEEEDEEEDDEEEERKMQEGRVEIPGHLRRRGPKRGASNEAEREQDSSEEEAALERWVNSEVEALPLPTWCPAPALGGRAIGRDPRAFMYRACGARAFVERFRLQHGLERHTGCVNTLHFNRRGTWLASGSDDLKVVIWDWARRKPVLEFDSGHKSNVFQAKFLPNSGDSTLAMCARDGQIRVAELSATECCKSTKRVAQHKGSAHKLALEPDSPCTFLSAGEDAVVFTIDLRQERPASKLVVTKEKDKKVGLYTIYVNPSNTHQFAVGGRDQFLRIYDQRKINQNENNGVLKKFCPHHLVNSDSKANITCLVYSHDGSDLLASYNDEDIYLFNSFHSDGADYVKRYKGHRNNATVKGVNFYGPKSEFVVSGSDCGHIFLWEKLSCRIVQFMEGDKGGVVNCLEPHPHLPVLATSGLDHDVKIWAPTSEAGNGLSGLTEVIKRNKRERDEDCLRHTELFDSHMLWFLMHHLRQRRHRQRRREPISAPEDESDDTSSSSETSDEEEDGPDRVQCMPS; encoded by the exons GCAGCTTGTGCAGCAGCCCAGGAGACACGGAGGAGACCCGGGAAAACTCGTCTGGTATTGAGGTGGAAGCATCTGACCTGAGCCTCAGCCTAACCGGGGAGGAGCAGATGATGGAGGCGGAGGAGGAGGATCGAGCCAGCCGGGTGGGAGCTGGGGACGGGGGCCGGCGGCAGGCCGAGCGAGACAGCTCTGACGAGCATGACACAGAGTCCCTGGGAGATACGGGCACATACTCCatcgaggaagaggaggaggatgaagaggaggatgatgaggaggaggagaggaagatgCAGGAGGGCCGGGTGGAAATCCCCGGCCACTTGCGCCGGCGCGGTCCCAAACGTGGAGCAAGCAACGAGGCGGAGCGGGAGCAGGACTCCTCAGAGGAAGAGGCAGCCCTGGAGCGCTGGGTAAACTCCGAGGTGGAggccctgcccctccccacctgGTGCCCAGCCCCCGCTCTGGGGGGGCGAGCCATCGGCCGGGACCCCCGGGCTTTCATGTACAGGGCCTGCGGGGCACGGGCCTTCGTCGAGCGCTTCCGCCTGCAGCATGGCCTGGAGCGTCACACCGGCTGTGTCAACACCCTGCACTTCAACCGTCGCGGCACCTGGTTGGCCAGCGGCAGTGATGACCTGAAGGTAGTCATCTGGGACTGGGCCCGACGGAAGCCTGTCCTGGAGTTCGACAGCGGCCACAAGAGCAATGTCTTTCAG GCCAAGTTCCTGCCGAACAGTGGGGACTCCACGTTGGCCATGTGTGCCCGTGATGGTCAGATCCGTGTCGCTGAGCTATCTGCCACTGAGTGCTGCAAGTCCACGAAGCGAGTGGCGCAGCACAAGGGCTCCGCGCACAAG TTAGCGCTGGAGCCGGACTCTCCTTGCACCTTCCTATCGGCAGGGGAAGATGCCGTGGTGTTTACCATCGACCTGCGCCAGGAGAGGCCGGCATC GAAACTGGttgtcaccaaggagaaggacaagaAGGTGGGCCTCTACACCATCTATGTCAACCCTTCTAACACGCACCAGTTCGCTGTGGGAGGCCGGGACCAGTTCCTTAG GATCTACGATCAACGTAAGATAAACCAGAATGAAAACAATGGTGTCCTGAAAAAGTTCTGCCCCCATCACTTG GTTAACAGCGACTCAAAGGCCAACATCACCTGTCTGGTCTACAGCCACGATGGCTCAG ACTTGTTGGCGAGTTACAATGATGAGGACATCTACCTCTTCAATTCATTTCACAGTGACGGAGCTGACTATGTCAAGCGCTACAAAGGTCACCGGAATAACGCCACAG TGAAAGGTGTGAACTTCTACGGGCCGAAGAGCGAGTTTGTGGTGAGTGGCAGTGACTGCGGCCACATCTTTCTGTGGGAAAAGCTGTCGTGCCGGATTGTGCAGTTCATGGAGGGCGACAAGGGGGGAGTG GTGAACTGTTTGGAGCCGCACCCACATCTGCCCGTCCTGGCCACCAGCGGCCTCGACCACGATGTCAAGATCTGGGCTCCCACCTCTGAGGCGGGCAACGGGTTATCGGGTCTGACGGAG GTGATCAAGAGGAACAAGCGGGAACGGGATGAAGACTGCCTGCGGCACACTGAACTCTTTGACAGCCACATGCTGTGGTTCCTCATGCACCACCTGCGCCAGCGGAGACATCGGCAG CGGCGACGGGAGCCCATCTCTGCGCCGGAGGATGAATCTGATGATACATCAAGTTCCTCGGAAACATCGGATGAGGAGGAGGACGGACCCGACCGGGTCCAATGTATGCCCTCCTGA